A genomic stretch from Microtus pennsylvanicus isolate mMicPen1 chromosome 9, mMicPen1.hap1, whole genome shotgun sequence includes:
- the LOC142857035 gene encoding disintegrin and metalloproteinase domain-containing protein 25-like codes for MRVTDTSRDTRPPKWLSYSLYIEGQRHIISMKSKMNLVSKHLSVFTYTDQGALLEDQPFVQNDCYYHGYIDEDPESMVAVTTCFGGLLGSLQINGRAYEIKPKNFSSTFEHLLYEMDSRETESFPMGCGLTEEEITQQLKVQGDAFTLRQSSSPGWWTSGLTVEFTIVVDNRRFVYRDRNVSQVHEDVITVLNVINAHFSPLEVVIVLMALEIWNKENLIDVETKLAPLLRRFCTWKKQNFDHRVRHDVGHLFVNYPYGIATGMAYVGGVCHSGFNCGIESFRGPSATSFAQTVSHELGHNLGMLHDESKHTCTCGRKSCIMYPTKGDGVTFSNCSFDRYFQTSYTKACLQDSPNKQDIVALTKCGNGVVENGEECDCGTLQLCLKDPCCQDNCALKPHADCARGLCCKNCQFMSSGTVCRAKHNECDLPEWCYGNSSKCPDDVYVSNGRPCRDGGHCYGKKCMNSTIRCQQIFGKEAKNADKSCYLEMNTRGDRFGNCGIINRGQYVKCNISDIFCGRIQCENVTRIPHLRSHYTVHSSHYNGVTCWGTDYHLGMTRPDIGDVEDGTGCAPNHMCMNRKCVHMSALISHCSPKTCSLNGICNNRDHCHCNPEWSPPHCKAKGRGGSVDSGPPPVRRKSRFNDYTLGLLIAFWVIFCLFLISTCLRNNKRHNVKTSLETEQKNDRIKEEPNI; via the coding sequence ATGAGGGTCACTGATACTAGCCGAGACACTAGGCCTCCAAAATGGCTGTCTTATAGCCTGTATATTGAGGGTCAGAGACACATTATCTCCATGAAGTCCAAGATGAACTTAGTATCCAAACATCTTTCTGTGTTCACCTACACTGACCAAGGTGCTCTTCTTGAAGACCAGCCTTTTGTGCAGAATGACTGCTACTATCATGGCTATATTGATGAGGATCCAGAATCCATGGTGGCTGTTACCACCTGCTTTGGGGGCCTTCTAGGATCACTGCAAATAAATGGCAGAGCTTATGAAATAAAGCCCAAGAACTTTTCTTCTACATTTGAACATCTGCTTTATGAGATGGACAGCAGAGAGACAGAATCATTTCCCATGGGATGTGGCTTAACAGAAGAAGAAATTACACAGCAACTAAAAGTTCAAGGTGATGCTTTCACATTGAGGCAGAGCAGCAGTCCTGGCTGGTGGACCAGCGGACTTACAGTGGAATTTACAATAGTGGTAGACAATCGTCGATTTGTTTATCGGGACAGAAACGTTTCACAAGTGCATGAGGATGTAATCACTGTTCTAAATGTAATAAATGCCCATTTTTCTCCACTGGAAGTTGTGATTGTTTTAATGGCCCTTGAGATATGGAATAAAGAAAATCTTATAGATGTGGAAACAAAattggcacctcttctaagaAGATTTTGCACCTGGAAGAAACAGAACTTTGATCATCGTGTTCGCCATGACGTTGGGCATCTTTTTGTAAATTACCCATATGGCATAGCAACCGGCATGGCCTATGTTGGCGGTGTTTGTCACTCTGGTTTTAATTGTGGCATTGAGAGTTTCAGGGGTCCGTCAGCGACTAGCTTTGCCCAGACAGTGTCACATGAGTTGGGCCACAATTTGGGCATGCTCCATGATGAAAgtaaacatacatgtacatgtggtAGAAAATCCTGCATAATGTATCCAACGAAAGGTGACGGTGTGACATTTAGCAACTGCAGCTTTGATAGATATTTTCAAACAAGTTACACAAAGGCCTGTTTGCAGGATTCCCCAAATAAACAGGATATCGTGGCGTTGACGAAATGCGGAAATGGTGTGGTTGAAAATGGAGAGGAGTGTGATTGTGGAACTCTCCAGTTGTGTTTAAAAGATCCATGTTGCCAAGATAACTGTGCCCTGAAACCCCATGCTGACTGTGCTAGAGGGCTTTGTTGTAAAAATTGTCAGTTCATGTCATCAGGCACAGTGTGTAGAGCAAAACACAATGAATGTGACCTTCCAGAGTGGTGTTATGGAAATTCAAGTAAATGTCCTGACGATGTGTACGTGTCTAATGGTAGGCCCTGCCGTGACGGTGGTCACTGCTATGGGAAGAAATGTATGAACAGTACAATACGGTGTCAGCAGATTTTTGGCAAGGAAGCCAAGAATGCCGACAAAAGTTGCTATTTGGAAATGAATACCCGGGGTGACCGTTTTGGCAACTGTGGGATCATTAATAGAGGACAATATGTAAAATGCAATATCTCAGATATCTTCTGTGGGCGAATTCAATGTGAAAACGTGACGAGGATTCCTCATCTGAGAAGTCATTACACGGTGCATTCGAGTCACTACAACGGGGTAACTTGCTGGGGCACAGACTACCATCTGGGGATGACCAGACCTGACATTGGTGATGTGGAGGATGGCACAGGCTGTGCCCCTAACCATATGTGCATGAACAGAAAATGTGTCCATATGTCTGCGTTGATAAGTCATTGTTCACCAAAGACCTGCAGTTTGAATGGGATCTGCAACAACAGAGACCACTGCCATTGCAACCCCGAGTGGAGCCCACCACACTGCAAGGCAAAGGGCAGGGGAGGGAGTGTTGACAGTGGCCCACCTCCCGTGAGAAGAAAATCAAGGTTTAATGATTATACCTTAGGCTTGTTGATTGCTTTTTGggttattttttgcttgtttctaaTTTCCACCTGTTTGAGAAACAATAAAAGGCACAATGTCAAAACTTCACTTGAGACAGAACAGAAAAATGATAGAATTAAGGAAGAGCCCAATATTTAA